In one window of Chloroflexota bacterium DNA:
- a CDS encoding ATP citrate synthase — MAEKRPDYILFDKNTRAIVYGYQAAPIQRMLDFDYVCRRTTPSVACIVDPTQEGYHKCFWGASEILIPIYRSIKEAAEKHPDADVLVNFASFRSAYPTSKEALESDTIRTVAIIAEGVPEHRTKELIHIAKQRNKWIIGPATVGGIAAGAFRIGNTAGTIENIIEARLHRPGSVAYVSKSGGLSNELNNIVARNSDGVYEGIAIGGDRYPGSTFIDHLLRFEANPEIKMMVMFGEVGGLDEYDVVEALKDGRITKPLVAWCIGTCSKIFPTEVQFGHAGARAGADRETADAKNKALREAGAIVPDSFDDFDAKIKETYERLVKEGKLVPRPDVEPQKVPMDYADAVRLKLVRRPTEFMTTISDDRGEEPKYCGVTISEVVEQNYGLGGVLGLLWFKKKLPKWATNFLEMVVLITADHGPAVSGAHNAIVAARAGKDLISALASGLLTIGPLFGGAVNDAAEYFTFYHDAGHTPDFMVRDMKNKGINIPGIGHRIKSVRNPDKRVELLKDYARKHFPMTPYLDYALEVEKLTTAKRENLILNVDGCIGILCCDMLRSIGYTPKEVKEFVALGALNALFVLGRSIGLMGHVMDQKRLKTRLYRQPWDEILYLMPDKPEEVK, encoded by the coding sequence ATGGCAGAAAAACGACCTGACTACATTTTATTCGACAAGAACACCAGGGCTATTGTGTATGGGTATCAAGCGGCCCCCATTCAGCGCATGCTCGATTTCGATTACGTTTGCCGGCGAACCACGCCCTCCGTGGCCTGTATTGTAGATCCCACCCAAGAGGGATACCACAAATGCTTCTGGGGCGCTTCAGAGATACTCATTCCCATCTATCGCTCAATCAAGGAAGCAGCAGAAAAGCATCCTGATGCGGATGTACTAGTGAATTTTGCGTCATTCCGCTCCGCTTACCCTACTTCCAAAGAAGCACTGGAAAGCGATACGATACGCACAGTAGCTATCATCGCGGAGGGCGTGCCAGAGCACCGGACAAAGGAATTAATCCACATTGCAAAACAGCGTAATAAGTGGATCATTGGTCCTGCGACCGTGGGCGGGATTGCTGCAGGTGCATTTCGTATTGGCAACACAGCAGGAACGATCGAGAACATCATCGAGGCCCGCTTGCATCGGCCCGGTAGCGTGGCCTATGTCTCCAAATCGGGAGGGCTGTCCAACGAGCTCAATAACATTGTTGCACGCAATTCCGATGGTGTGTACGAAGGCATTGCCATCGGTGGCGACCGATATCCTGGCTCTACATTTATCGATCACCTCCTGCGTTTCGAAGCCAATCCAGAGATCAAGATGATGGTCATGTTTGGGGAAGTCGGTGGCTTGGATGAATATGACGTAGTCGAAGCGCTCAAAGATGGACGCATCACCAAGCCGCTAGTCGCATGGTGTATTGGGACTTGCTCCAAAATCTTTCCCACCGAAGTGCAGTTTGGCCATGCAGGAGCCCGTGCTGGGGCAGATCGAGAGACAGCTGATGCCAAGAACAAGGCTTTACGGGAAGCAGGGGCCATCGTTCCAGATTCTTTTGATGATTTCGATGCCAAGATCAAAGAAACCTACGAGCGCTTGGTCAAAGAAGGCAAGTTGGTACCCAGACCTGACGTTGAGCCACAGAAAGTGCCCATGGACTATGCCGATGCCGTCCGTCTCAAACTGGTCAGACGTCCCACTGAATTCATGACTACCATCTCCGATGACCGAGGTGAAGAGCCAAAGTACTGCGGGGTGACCATCAGTGAGGTTGTGGAACAGAACTATGGCCTAGGAGGCGTTCTTGGGCTGCTTTGGTTCAAGAAAAAGCTTCCTAAATGGGCCACGAACTTCCTGGAGATGGTTGTATTGATCACTGCGGATCATGGTCCGGCTGTATCCGGTGCGCACAATGCCATTGTCGCGGCACGCGCAGGCAAGGATCTCATCTCTGCACTGGCCAGTGGATTGCTCACAATTGGGCCACTCTTTGGCGGAGCAGTGAACGATGCCGCAGAGTATTTCACGTTCTACCATGATGCGGGGCACACTCCTGATTTCATGGTCAGAGACATGAAAAACAAAGGCATCAACATCCCTGGCATTGGGCACCGCATCAAATCGGTGAGAAACCCGGACAAGCGCGTCGAGCTACTGAAGGATTACGCACGAAAGCATTTCCCCATGACACCTTACCTGGATTATGCACTGGAGGTGGAGAAACTAACGACGGCTAAGCGAGAAAACCTGATCCTAAACGTAGATGGCTGTATCGGCATCCTGTGTTGCGATATGTTGAGAAGTATTGGCTACACGCCGAAGGAAGTGAAAGAATTCGTTGCGCTTGGTGCTCTGAATGCCCTCTTTGTGCTGGGCAGAAGCATCGGGCTGATGGGTCATGTGATGGATCAAAAACGGTTAAAAACCAGGCTGTACCGACAGCCATGGGACGAAATCTTGTATCTAATGCCTGACAAACCTGAGGAGGTGAAATAA
- a CDS encoding isocitrate/isopropylmalate dehydrogenase family protein, whose product MKAAEDWLDYSKVKPIIIGIAGGDGIGPIICQHAHRILEFLLQDEIKSGKVELRPIEGLTIENRARLMQAIPDDVLAQLKACHVILKGPTTTPKKGDPWPNIESANVAMRRELDLFANVRPVRVPDQGIDWMFFRENTEDVYVLGSKGINVTDDLAIDFKVITTQGSDRIIRLAFEYAKKNNIKKVTVVTKANVVKTTDGKFLNIAAEVAKDYPGIEWDDWFIDIMTAKLLDPSRRSEFRVIVLPNLYGDIITDEAAQIQGGVGTAGSANIGKRYAMFEAIHGTAPRMVEEGRAQYADPSSIIKAAAMLLNHIGFVEKARQLDMALDICGQFERKIQVTGRPGGATGAEFAEYIIETLQSPDLESKWQSYQ is encoded by the coding sequence ATGAAGGCAGCCGAGGACTGGCTGGACTATTCCAAAGTGAAACCCATTATCATCGGCATAGCAGGTGGTGATGGCATTGGGCCGATCATCTGCCAACATGCTCACCGCATCCTGGAATTCTTGCTTCAGGATGAGATCAAGAGTGGCAAGGTCGAACTGCGGCCCATCGAGGGATTGACCATTGAGAACCGAGCCAGGCTAATGCAAGCCATTCCAGATGACGTATTGGCGCAGCTCAAAGCGTGCCATGTCATCTTAAAGGGCCCGACGACCACACCCAAGAAAGGTGACCCCTGGCCGAATATCGAAAGTGCCAATGTCGCCATGCGTCGTGAGTTGGATCTGTTTGCCAACGTCCGTCCGGTGCGTGTTCCGGACCAGGGTATAGACTGGATGTTCTTCCGAGAAAACACTGAGGATGTCTATGTATTGGGGAGCAAGGGCATTAACGTCACCGATGACTTGGCGATTGATTTCAAGGTGATCACCACCCAGGGCTCGGATCGCATCATTCGGTTGGCTTTCGAGTATGCCAAGAAGAACAATATCAAGAAAGTGACCGTGGTAACAAAGGCTAACGTGGTGAAAACCACTGATGGGAAGTTCCTCAACATTGCCGCCGAGGTGGCTAAGGACTATCCTGGCATCGAGTGGGATGATTGGTTCATTGACATCATGACTGCCAAGCTACTGGATCCCAGCCGCCGCTCCGAGTTCCGTGTCATCGTGTTGCCCAACCTCTACGGAGATATCATCACCGACGAGGCGGCGCAGATTCAGGGTGGCGTTGGTACAGCGGGCAGTGCGAATATTGGCAAGCGCTATGCCATGTTCGAGGCCATCCATGGCACGGCTCCACGCATGGTAGAGGAAGGCCGGGCACAGTATGCCGACCCATCCAGCATCATTAAAGCGGCAGCAATGTTGCTCAACCACATTGGGTTCGTGGAGAAGGCACGGCAATTGGATATGGCGCTGGATATCTGCGGCCAGTTCGAGCGGAAAATCCAGGTTACCGGTAGGCCAGGCGGGGCAACTGGAGCCGAATTTGCAGAGTATATTATAGAAACTCTACAAAGCCCTGATCTGGAGAGCAAGTGGCAGAGCTATCAATAG
- a CDS encoding LysM peptidoglycan-binding domain-containing protein — MQKNWAWQVRGIVERIKNSWHHLLLAGFALLTFLATAWLLLPWQSGNEPTAFFPSATATITRVSVERKPTPTSFIPTATPEPVIHVVQPGEVLGLIAKEYDTTIEAIVEANGLKDTHLIAVGQKLIIAGAKRTPVRSEVFTPTPTPTPTSALPYPAPISLGPSEGAEFHGREARIVLQWASVATLKDGEWYEVKIWSEDADNPYRSWTKASSLVVPISLSSGHRRMRYCWSVGIVYRSRSIIPLSPVQAPRCFYWYLW; from the coding sequence TTGCAGAAGAACTGGGCTTGGCAGGTCAGGGGAATCGTTGAAAGGATAAAAAACTCATGGCATCACCTGCTGCTGGCAGGTTTTGCCCTTCTCACCTTCTTAGCAACAGCGTGGTTGCTATTGCCCTGGCAGAGCGGGAATGAACCAACAGCCTTTTTCCCTTCAGCTACAGCAACGATCACTCGAGTGAGCGTAGAGCGGAAGCCTACGCCAACCTCCTTCATTCCCACTGCTACGCCTGAGCCAGTGATCCACGTAGTGCAACCAGGTGAAGTGCTGGGATTGATTGCCAAGGAATACGATACTACCATCGAGGCCATTGTGGAAGCCAACGGCCTAAAAGATACCCACCTGATCGCCGTTGGTCAAAAGCTCATCATTGCGGGTGCGAAGCGCACCCCGGTGCGTTCAGAAGTCTTCACGCCCACGCCGACCCCCACACCGACATCTGCGCTTCCCTATCCCGCCCCCATCTCACTCGGTCCGTCTGAAGGCGCCGAGTTCCACGGCCGCGAAGCACGTATTGTCCTGCAGTGGGCTTCCGTTGCTACGCTAAAGGATGGCGAATGGTACGAGGTCAAAATATGGTCAGAGGATGCCGATAACCCATACCGGTCCTGGACCAAAGCTTCGAGTTTGGTTGTACCCATCTCCCTATCCTCTGGTCACAGGAGAATGCGCTATTGCTGGAGCGTAGGCATCGTATACCGCAGCCGTAGCATCATTCCGCTAAGTCCTGTGCAAGCTCCCAGATGCTTTTATTGGTATCTGTGGTAA